The Rhodopirellula islandica genome segment CCGCTCCGTCGGCCGTTCTCGCCCGGTGGCAGGCCACGACTGAGACCTTCGTCCGGGTTGGCCGCATCTCACCAAACCGCCCCTCCGGCAGCCAATCTTGGTTGGGATTTGTTACGATGCGGGCCTTCGCCGATGCATTCTGGTGCGATCGATGAAGGCTGAAAACGTCCTGCTTCTCTTGAAAACTGACCCCGGAAACCCTCGTGCAACAAGTCAAACTCTTCAAAGGTGTGGATTCCGAGCTGCCCGAACTCGAACGGCAAATCAATCGCTGGATTCGCAAGAGCGGCGCTCGTGTTCTTTCGATCAATGGCAATCTGGCACCCGCACCCTCAGCCGGCAACGGGCCGATGAATTCGTTCGCTGCTGGCGACGTGTTGATCATTGTGCATGTCGAGATCGACACGCCTCAGGGCTGATCAGGGTTCCAAACCGAAGTCGCGAATCGTGGTCAGCGTTTTCAGCTCCAGGCCTTTCTTGGCGAAGGCCTCGGCACCTCCGGCCAAGCGATCGATGATCGCGAGCACGTACTGGACTTCCAGTCCGAATGCTTCGACCGCTTCGACGGCCTTCAACGCACTGCCGCCGCTGGTGATCACGTCTTCCACGATCACGACTTTTTGGCCGGGAGCGACGGGGCCTTCAACTTGCTGCCCCATTCCGTGGCCTTTGGCTTCCTTGCGGACCATGAACCCTTTGAGGTCGATGTCGTCACCACCAGCCAGCGTCACGATCGACGCGGTGATTGGGTCGGCACCGATCGCCATGCCACCGACCGCGGCGGGCATCACGCCGGATTCCTTCGCGTTCTCGAGCACCACGTCCAGCATCGCTCGTCCGATCAAGCCCGCGCCCTTGGGGTGCAGTGTGATGCGGCGGCAGTCCAGGTAATAGTTCGCCTTCTTGCCGCTTGCCAGCGTGAACTCCCCACGCTGCAAAGCTTCGGTTTCCATCAAGGCGATCAGAGGGGCAAGGTCACGATTGGCCGAGTCAGACGACATCCAAGTATTCTCCAGCGGGAAATTGAGCGGTTCAATCGGAACGAATACCACAATCGCTGCGATTCAGACACCCGCCGCAATCGATCCCAGAGGCTCAACCAGCCGATGGATCGAATTGCGAAGCCAACCGGGGCCTTGCGTGTCGCCAGCACCAGCTAGAATACCCACTCCACTCAACCCGCACATTCTCTCGACAGCGTGCCCCATGCCTTCCTCTGTCCTTCCCGTTTCAGTTCGTTTTGTGTTGGCGATCGCCTTGACGGGTGCCTCGGTTTGCCTGAGCGCAGCAGGTGTCGTCGCGAATGAAG includes the following:
- the pyrE gene encoding orotate phosphoribosyltransferase, translating into MSSDSANRDLAPLIALMETEALQRGEFTLASGKKANYYLDCRRITLHPKGAGLIGRAMLDVVLENAKESGVMPAAVGGMAIGADPITASIVTLAGGDDIDLKGFMVRKEAKGHGMGQQVEGPVAPGQKVVIVEDVITSGGSALKAVEAVEAFGLEVQYVLAIIDRLAGGAEAFAKKGLELKTLTTIRDFGLEP